One genomic segment of Primulina tabacum isolate GXHZ01 chromosome 9, ASM2559414v2, whole genome shotgun sequence includes these proteins:
- the LOC142504570 gene encoding uncharacterized protein LOC142504570, which translates to MDQPTSLDSNSATTASSYASNKRKYNNNMGGERVAVAVKIEGNGKKQRSEGSLSDCWSWRKYGQKPIKGSSYPRGYYRCSTSKNCSAKKQVERCKTDATTLIITYTCAHNHPEPDSRKQEPEGTPKQEPESKHEQETPVYKDHNNTYNNIDQGDHPKFTFNSLEDHLVEENPYNEDLQLSSLPLDFSEFKTEENDFYDELEELPTSSFFTAFMRSDFCDRRILLNPF; encoded by the exons ATGGATCAGCCTACCAGTTTGGATTCCAACTCCGCAACAACAGCGAGTAGTTATGCATCAAACAAGAG aAAGTACAATAATAATATGGGTGGCGAGAGGGTTGCGGTAGCTGTGAAAATAGAAGGAAATGGTAAAAAACAGAGAAGTGAAGGGTCTCTCTCTGACTGTTGGTCTTGGAGGAAATATGGCCAGAAACCCATTAAAGGATCTTCTTATCCGAG GGGTTACTACAGATGCAGCACATCCAAGAATTGTTCTGCAAAGAAACAAGTAGAAAGATGCAAAACAGATGCAACAACGCTCATAATCACCTACACTTGTGCTCACAATCATCCAGAGCCTGATAGTCGGAAACAAGAACCAGAGGGAACTCCAAAACAAGAACCAGAATCTAAGCATGAACAAGAAACTCCCGTTTATAAAGATCATAATAATACTTATAATAATATTGATCAAGGAGACCATCCCAAATTTACATTCAACTCACTTGAAGATCACCTCGTGGAAGAAAACCCATACAATGAAGATCTTCAGCTGTCTTCTCTTCCGCTGGATTTTTCGGAGTTCAAAACTGAGGAAAACGACTTCTATGATGAACTTGAAGAACTGCCCACTTCTTCATTTTTCACTGCCTTCATGAGAAGTGATTTCTGTGACAGAAGGATTCTTTTGAACCCTTTTTGA